From Candidatus Aminicenantes bacterium, the proteins below share one genomic window:
- the purN gene encoding phosphoribosylglycinamide formyltransferase, which translates to MNKGRVAVLLSGRGSNFTAMVRDSRRAGANFSIRLVISDQQNAPGLRKAAASGIPNYCLARENFSDREAHERAICALLEQEGIELVCLAGYMRLVGPVLLDKFSGRIMNIHPSLLPACPGLHAQRQALRLGLRVSGCTVHFVDAGLDSGPIIVQQAVRVREDDSEETLSRRILRQEHRLFPRAIRLFFAGRLQIRGRTVIIMGA; encoded by the coding sequence ATGAACAAAGGCAGAGTGGCAGTTCTCTTATCCGGAAGGGGCAGCAACTTCACCGCCATGGTCCGGGATTCGCGGCGGGCCGGCGCCAATTTTTCGATCCGCCTGGTCATCAGCGACCAGCAAAACGCGCCCGGCTTGCGCAAAGCCGCCGCCTCCGGTATTCCCAACTATTGCCTGGCGCGGGAAAATTTTTCCGACCGCGAGGCGCACGAACGGGCCATCTGCGCCCTGCTGGAACAGGAGGGGATCGAGCTGGTCTGCCTGGCCGGCTACATGCGCCTGGTCGGGCCGGTGCTGCTGGATAAATTTTCCGGGCGCATCATGAACATCCATCCTTCGCTGCTGCCCGCCTGCCCCGGCCTGCACGCCCAGCGCCAAGCCCTGCGCCTCGGCCTCAGAGTCAGCGGCTGCACGGTTCATTTCGTCGATGCCGGCCTGGACAGCGGGCCGATCATCGTGCAGCAGGCGGTTCGCGTCCGCGAGGACGACAGCGAGGAAACGCTCAGCCGGAGGATCCTGCGCCAGGAGCATCGCCTGTTTCCGCGCGCCATCCGGCTCTTTTTCGCCGGCCGCTTGCAAATCCGGGGTCGAACGGTTATCATCATGGGCGCATGA
- a CDS encoding iron-sulfur cluster assembly scaffold protein produces MAKNDLIGGSLWEQYSAKVGERMNNPRHRGEITEPEAKAMGARLIVADWGAEACGDAVRLYWAVDPKTDRILAAKFKSFGCGTAIASSDMMAELAVGKTVDEAMKITNIEVEKSLRDAPDSPAIPPQKMHCSVMAYDVIKKAASVYKGVDMASLVEEDIVCECARVPLRTIKDVIRINDLKTVEQITQYTKAGAFCKSCIRPGGHEQRKYYLVDILRDTRAEMEQEKLFAQADAGDFAAKNVIQKHRLIEKALDEKIRPALAADGGSLEVVDIREAEGAVNVYIRYLGACKGCISSTKGTLQFIESMLKRELAESIRVLPI; encoded by the coding sequence ATGGCTAAGAACGATTTGATCGGCGGTTCGCTCTGGGAGCAATATTCGGCCAAGGTCGGAGAGCGCATGAACAACCCGCGCCACCGCGGCGAGATCACCGAACCGGAAGCCAAGGCCATGGGGGCGCGCCTGATCGTCGCCGACTGGGGGGCCGAAGCCTGCGGCGACGCCGTGCGCCTGTACTGGGCGGTCGACCCCAAGACCGACCGTATCCTGGCGGCGAAGTTCAAGAGCTTCGGCTGCGGCACGGCCATCGCCTCCTCGGACATGATGGCCGAGCTGGCGGTGGGCAAGACCGTCGACGAGGCCATGAAGATCACCAACATCGAAGTGGAAAAGTCCCTGCGCGACGCTCCCGATTCCCCGGCCATCCCGCCCCAGAAAATGCACTGCAGCGTCATGGCCTACGACGTGATCAAGAAAGCGGCGTCGGTTTACAAGGGAGTGGACATGGCCAGCCTGGTGGAGGAAGATATCGTCTGCGAGTGCGCCCGCGTCCCCTTGCGCACCATCAAGGACGTCATCCGCATCAACGACCTGAAGACGGTCGAACAGATCACCCAGTACACCAAGGCCGGCGCCTTCTGCAAGTCGTGCATCCGCCCGGGCGGCCACGAGCAGCGCAAATACTACCTGGTCGACATCCTGCGCGACACGCGCGCCGAGATGGAACAGGAAAAGCTGTTCGCCCAGGCCGACGCCGGCGACTTCGCCGCCAAGAACGTGATCCAGAAACACCGCCTGATCGAGAAAGCCCTGGATGAAAAGATCCGCCCGGCCCTGGCCGCCGACGGCGGCAGCCTCGAGGTCGTCGACATTCGCGAAGCGGAGGGGGCGGTCAACGTCTACATCCGCTACCTGGGGGCCTGCAAGGGCTGCATCAGCAGCACCAAGGGCACCCTGCAGTTCATCGAAAGCATGCTGAAGCGGGAATTGGCCGAATCGATCCGGGTGCTCCCCATTTAA
- the rplU gene encoding 50S ribosomal protein L21: MFAILETGGKQYKVAEGDILEVELLPEKLVKKNTASLDTVLLLQDEKQLHIGNPYVKNAKVKAKILDEIKGDKIHIYKMKAKKGYRKSQGHRQKLHKNQIEKIEIKASAKVKETE, from the coding sequence ATGTTTGCCATACTTGAAACCGGCGGAAAGCAGTATAAAGTCGCCGAAGGCGATATTTTGGAAGTGGAGCTGCTTCCCGAAAAGCTCGTGAAGAAAAATACAGCCAGCCTGGACACCGTTCTGCTGCTGCAGGACGAAAAACAGCTTCATATCGGCAATCCCTACGTCAAGAACGCCAAGGTCAAGGCGAAAATCCTCGACGAGATCAAGGGCGATAAAATCCATATCTACAAGATGAAGGCCAAAAAAGGCTACCGCAAATCGCAGGGGCACCGGCAAAAACTCCACAAGAACCAGATCGAAAAGATTGAAATCAAAGCCAGCGCCAAGGTCAAGGAGACGGAATAA
- a CDS encoding phosphatase PAP2 family protein — MKSIQFFSGELILLRRKNFFSALLVLCCLSGQLLWGMAADPPAAPAPSEKKETVVSRFFKNEAEIWTAPFNLDLKSSLLFAGILAGTGIMIANDEGIYQGFKNFQKRNSWVDSVSPKATLLGEWGVDCGIAGLFVLSGLVCKDKKARDTGLMALETLLHTGFMVQVLKHLAGRQRPSVEAGQDYWFGPGVFFNRYSEGFFARYDSFPSGHTISAWGLATVIAENYKDRLWVSLTCYGLATAVGLSRLTEDAHWFSDVFIGAVLGYAIGKMVVRNYNRHLQIVPAVTPNEMGLSLSYQFE, encoded by the coding sequence TTGAAATCCATCCAGTTCTTTTCCGGAGAATTGATTTTGCTGCGCAGAAAGAATTTTTTTTCGGCCCTGTTGGTTTTGTGCTGTTTGTCCGGCCAGCTTCTATGGGGGATGGCCGCCGACCCTCCGGCGGCTCCCGCGCCCAGCGAGAAAAAGGAAACCGTCGTTTCCAGGTTCTTCAAAAACGAGGCCGAGATATGGACAGCTCCTTTCAACCTCGACTTGAAATCGTCGCTGCTCTTCGCCGGGATCCTGGCCGGGACCGGGATCATGATCGCCAACGATGAAGGGATCTACCAGGGTTTCAAAAACTTTCAGAAGCGGAATTCCTGGGTGGATTCAGTCAGTCCCAAGGCTACCTTGTTGGGCGAATGGGGAGTCGATTGCGGCATCGCCGGGCTCTTTGTGCTCAGCGGCCTGGTCTGCAAGGATAAAAAAGCCAGGGATACGGGGCTGATGGCCCTGGAAACATTGCTGCATACCGGCTTCATGGTGCAGGTCCTCAAGCACCTGGCCGGGCGGCAGCGGCCATCGGTGGAGGCTGGCCAGGATTACTGGTTCGGCCCGGGAGTTTTTTTTAACCGCTACAGCGAAGGCTTTTTCGCCCGCTACGATTCCTTCCCTTCCGGGCACACCATCTCGGCCTGGGGGCTGGCCACGGTGATCGCCGAAAATTACAAGGACCGCTTGTGGGTGTCGCTGACCTGCTACGGCCTGGCCACGGCGGTCGGCCTTTCGCGCCTGACCGAGGACGCGCACTGGTTTTCCGACGTTTTTATCGGCGCCGTTCTCGGCTACGCCATCGGCAAGATGGTCGTCCGCAATTATAACCGGCATTTGCAAATCGTCCCCGCCGTCACGCCGAACGAAATGGGATTGTCGCTGAGTTACCAGTTCGAATAA
- a CDS encoding TraR/DksA family transcriptional regulator has translation MKKERDIKIRTRLEALRNEIFKVIGWNETASGGGGAMDEIDQANELIEKEMGYLMSSNMSNNLKEVEEALERIKNKEYGKCQHCGAEISSKRLDVLPFAKFCVTCQESLESGDH, from the coding sequence ATGAAGAAAGAACGGGACATCAAAATAAGAACACGACTGGAAGCCTTGCGCAACGAGATCTTCAAAGTCATCGGCTGGAACGAAACGGCGAGTGGCGGCGGCGGGGCCATGGACGAGATCGATCAGGCCAACGAACTCATCGAGAAGGAAATGGGCTACCTGATGTCATCCAACATGAGCAACAATTTGAAGGAAGTGGAGGAAGCCCTCGAAAGGATCAAGAACAAGGAATACGGAAAATGCCAGCATTGCGGCGCGGAGATCTCGTCCAAGCGCCTGGACGTGCTGCCGTTCGCCAAGTTCTGCGTCACCTGCCAGGAGAGCCTGGAAAGCGGCGATCACTAA
- a CDS encoding cupin domain-containing protein, with product MPEIMNVKGLVAYQKGAIVSKTLVEKETGTVTLFAFDEGQALSEHTAPFDALVQVTDGRAEIRIAGEPHQVGEGEMLVMPANKSHALKALTRFKMMLTMIRSENK from the coding sequence ATGCCCGAAATAATGAATGTCAAAGGATTGGTGGCCTACCAGAAGGGGGCTATCGTCAGCAAAACCCTGGTCGAAAAGGAAACCGGCACGGTCACCCTGTTCGCCTTCGACGAGGGGCAGGCGCTCAGCGAGCACACGGCCCCGTTCGACGCCCTGGTCCAGGTCACCGACGGCCGGGCCGAGATCCGCATCGCCGGCGAGCCCCACCAGGTCGGCGAAGGCGAGATGCTCGTCATGCCGGCCAACAAGTCCCACGCCCTCAAGGCCCTCACGCGTTTCAAGATGATGCTGACCATGATTCGCTCGGAAAACAAATAA
- a CDS encoding 4Fe-4S binding protein — MKRKIIRIDHETCNGCGLCLPNCPEGALQLIDNKARLVSDLFCDGLGACIGTCPLGAIYVEEREAEPYDEQKVMANIVPQGENVIRAHLAHLAAHNEQNYLEQAQQFLRARGLPLPAADEAAAPFQGCPGSRPHDLRGRDAPSPASASAKGSETPSGAPAPSQLRTWPLQLHLLNPQASFFDDADLLIAADCVPFAYASFHGDFLQGKVPIVFCPKLDHANDQYLAKLTAILQSHPIRSLHIVHMEVPCCSGTTSLVREALARSGKVVPVHDTTISLQGELIATK; from the coding sequence TCGACCACGAAACCTGCAACGGCTGCGGTCTCTGCCTGCCCAACTGCCCCGAGGGGGCGCTGCAGCTCATCGACAACAAGGCCAGGCTGGTATCCGACCTGTTCTGCGACGGCCTGGGGGCCTGCATCGGCACGTGCCCGCTGGGGGCCATTTACGTCGAGGAACGGGAGGCGGAGCCGTACGACGAGCAAAAGGTCATGGCCAACATCGTTCCCCAGGGCGAAAACGTCATTCGCGCCCACCTGGCCCACCTGGCCGCCCACAACGAGCAGAACTACCTGGAGCAGGCGCAACAGTTCCTGCGCGCCAGGGGCCTCCCCCTGCCCGCTGCGGACGAAGCAGCGGCGCCGTTCCAGGGCTGCCCAGGCTCACGCCCGCACGACCTTCGCGGCCGCGACGCCCCCAGTCCGGCCAGCGCATCCGCCAAGGGCAGCGAAACCCCTTCGGGGGCTCCCGCACCTTCGCAGCTGCGCACCTGGCCGCTGCAACTGCATCTGCTCAACCCGCAGGCCTCGTTTTTCGACGACGCCGACTTGCTGATCGCCGCCGACTGCGTCCCCTTCGCCTACGCCTCCTTTCACGGCGATTTTCTGCAGGGCAAAGTGCCGATCGTCTTCTGCCCCAAGCTCGATCACGCCAACGACCAGTACCTGGCCAAGCTGACGGCGATCCTGCAGTCGCACCCCATCCGCTCCCTGCACATCGTGCACATGGAGGTCCCCTGCTGCTCGGGGACGACGTCGCTGGTGCGCGAGGCGCTGGCCCGCTCGGGAAAAGTCGTTCCCGTCCACGACACCACCATCTCGCTCCAGGGCGAGTTGATCGCGACCAAATAG
- the rsfS gene encoding ribosome silencing factor — protein MKIEEFKRVTDDLQRRRIPSEIKKTVQVLLDKKAEKITVLKLKGLTDMTDFLVICSGNSSRQNNALADALQETLKKEHHLQPLGVEGRRQAEWILVDYVDFVINIFSADWRKKYALEKLWMDAKRYDFYPDF, from the coding sequence ATGAAGATTGAGGAATTCAAGCGGGTAACGGACGATCTGCAAAGGCGCCGCATCCCCAGCGAGATCAAGAAAACGGTGCAGGTGCTGCTGGACAAAAAAGCGGAAAAAATCACAGTCCTGAAACTGAAGGGCCTTACCGATATGACCGATTTCTTGGTCATTTGTTCCGGGAATTCCTCCCGCCAGAACAATGCCCTGGCCGACGCCCTGCAGGAAACTCTGAAAAAAGAGCACCATTTGCAGCCCCTGGGCGTCGAAGGCAGGCGGCAGGCGGAATGGATACTGGTCGACTACGTCGATTTCGTCATCAACATCTTTTCAGCCGACTGGCGCAAAAAGTATGCGCTGGAAAAACTTTGGATGGATGCCAAACGATACGATTTTTACCCAGATTTCTAA
- a CDS encoding 23S rRNA (pseudouridine(1915)-N(3))-methyltransferase RlmH codes for MKTIELLCSGELKFKSLQELEKKYLQSINYFVKFSIKKMREIRHAKEAFVREKETTMFLAEIEKKDYVIGLDQDGKKMDSRQFAAFLEQKISYHPGRLLFVIGGFAGLGDGLRRRTDQAISFSDMTFAHDLFRIVFLEQVYRALTIIHGIKYHR; via the coding sequence ATGAAAACCATTGAATTGCTCTGCAGCGGCGAATTGAAATTTAAAAGCCTGCAGGAACTTGAAAAAAAGTATTTACAAAGCATTAATTATTTTGTAAAATTCAGCATAAAAAAAATGCGGGAAATCCGGCATGCGAAGGAAGCGTTCGTGAGGGAAAAGGAGACCACCATGTTCCTGGCCGAAATCGAGAAAAAAGACTACGTGATCGGCCTGGACCAGGACGGCAAGAAAATGGACTCGCGGCAATTCGCCGCTTTCCTCGAGCAAAAGATATCCTACCACCCGGGACGGCTGCTCTTCGTGATCGGCGGCTTCGCCGGCCTCGGCGATGGGCTGCGGCGGCGGACCGATCAGGCCATATCCTTTTCGGACATGACGTTCGCCCACGACCTGTTCCGCATCGTTTTTTTGGAACAAGTCTACCGGGCCTTGACCATCATCCATGGAATCAAATATCACCGATAG
- a CDS encoding sigma 54-interacting transcriptional regulator, with translation MPNDTIFTQISNLIDRKSLLIKETIEKIAPLPTAVLLYGETGTGKDFWAKVLAGLSPFQPLLNLGCGDVPETLLESEWFGFHKGAFTGADRDFDGKWQTAANGTIFLNNIDLLSLNMQAKLLRVLERRRYFPLGSNLEKEITARFVFSADGAIAEKVRRGEFRSDLYFRIAAVSIFIPPLRERQNDIEPLLRYFCRKQQVEMRLAPELVQKLVAHPWPGNIREMENFVYGLSVLGTALGEKEVRSLLDQPQTIMAIIESGERSLAEVEQEYIGYLLRRYKNKSRVARILKLSRKSLYNKLKRYENH, from the coding sequence ATGCCAAACGATACGATTTTTACCCAGATTTCTAATCTCATTGATCGGAAATCGCTGCTCATCAAGGAAACGATCGAAAAGATCGCCCCCCTGCCGACGGCGGTCCTGTTGTACGGCGAGACCGGGACCGGCAAGGATTTCTGGGCCAAGGTCCTGGCCGGGCTCAGCCCCTTCCAGCCGCTGCTCAACCTGGGCTGCGGCGATGTGCCCGAGACGCTGCTGGAAAGCGAGTGGTTCGGATTCCACAAGGGGGCCTTCACCGGCGCCGACCGCGATTTCGACGGCAAATGGCAAACCGCGGCCAACGGCACGATTTTTCTCAACAATATCGATCTGCTCAGCCTGAACATGCAGGCCAAACTGCTGCGGGTGCTGGAAAGAAGAAGGTACTTTCCCCTGGGATCCAACCTGGAGAAGGAGATCACGGCCCGATTTGTTTTTTCGGCCGATGGCGCCATCGCCGAGAAAGTGCGCCGCGGCGAATTCCGTTCCGATCTGTATTTCCGCATCGCGGCCGTGAGCATCTTCATTCCCCCCTTGCGCGAGCGCCAGAACGACATCGAGCCGCTGCTGCGTTATTTCTGCCGGAAGCAGCAAGTGGAGATGCGTCTGGCCCCTGAGCTGGTGCAGAAACTGGTGGCCCATCCCTGGCCTGGCAACATCCGCGAAATGGAAAATTTTGTTTACGGGCTGTCGGTGCTCGGAACGGCCCTGGGCGAAAAAGAGGTCCGGTCGTTGCTCGACCAACCGCAGACCATCATGGCCATCATCGAATCCGGCGAAAGGTCGCTGGCCGAGGTCGAGCAAGAATACATCGGCTACCTGCTGCGCCGCTACAAGAACAAGAGCCGGGTGGCGCGCATCCTGAAGCTGTCGCGCAAATCCCTTTACAACAAGCTGAAAAGGTATGAAAACCATTGA
- a CDS encoding NifS family cysteine desulfurase: MDRIYLDNNATTIVDPRVKETMEPFFTQQYGNPNSLHGFGTEVHPAMRLAMDRLYGGIGAGDEDDIVITSCACEGNNHVLKGIWFDLIRQGPKNEILTTEVEHPCVRNTCDFLESLGAKVVYMPVNADGIVDADTLRRHIHPDRTALVSIMWANNETGLIFPVAELAEVCLENGVLFHTDAVQAIGKVAVDLSRVPVDFLTFSAHKFHGPKGIGGLFIRSGRKLTPLIHGGEQMGGKRAGTVNVPYLVGMGLAMEMAVDNLSYESSAVRRLRDRLEDAILAVPDTLVVGQRELRIPNTILASFRGIEGEAMIWDLNASGVAASTGSACASESLEPNPTFVAMHINSELAHTGIRFSLSRFTTAEEIKHAAVVIRRSVERLRAISSSYGNGK, translated from the coding sequence ATGGATAGAATCTACTTGGACAACAACGCCACGACGATTGTCGACCCGCGGGTAAAGGAAACGATGGAGCCGTTCTTTACCCAACAGTACGGCAACCCCAACTCGCTGCACGGCTTCGGCACCGAGGTCCACCCCGCCATGCGCCTGGCCATGGACCGCCTCTACGGGGGCATCGGCGCCGGCGATGAAGATGACATCGTCATCACCAGCTGCGCCTGCGAAGGCAACAACCACGTGCTGAAGGGCATCTGGTTCGACCTCATCCGCCAGGGTCCGAAGAACGAGATCCTGACCACCGAGGTGGAACACCCCTGCGTGCGCAACACCTGCGACTTCCTGGAAAGCCTGGGGGCCAAGGTCGTTTATATGCCCGTCAATGCCGACGGCATCGTCGACGCCGACACGCTGCGCCGGCACATCCATCCCGACCGCACCGCCCTGGTCTCGATCATGTGGGCCAACAATGAAACCGGGCTGATTTTTCCCGTCGCCGAACTGGCCGAGGTCTGCCTGGAAAACGGCGTGTTGTTCCATACCGACGCCGTGCAGGCCATCGGCAAGGTCGCGGTCGACCTGTCACGGGTGCCGGTCGACTTCCTCACCTTCAGCGCCCACAAGTTCCACGGTCCCAAGGGCATCGGCGGCCTGTTCATCCGCAGCGGGCGCAAGCTAACGCCGCTCATCCACGGCGGCGAGCAGATGGGCGGCAAGCGGGCCGGGACGGTCAACGTCCCCTACCTGGTCGGCATGGGCCTGGCCATGGAAATGGCGGTGGACAACCTGTCCTATGAGAGCAGCGCCGTGCGCCGCTTGCGCGACCGGCTCGAGGATGCCATCCTGGCCGTCCCCGACACGCTGGTGGTGGGCCAGCGCGAGCTGCGCATCCCGAACACCATCCTGGCCAGCTTCCGCGGCATCGAGGGCGAGGCCATGATCTGGGACCTGAACGCCAGCGGCGTGGCCGCTTCCACCGGCAGCGCCTGCGCCTCCGAATCGCTGGAGCCCAACCCGACCTTCGTGGCCATGCACATCAACAGCGAGCTGGCCCATACCGGCATCCGTTTCAGCCTGTCGCGCTTCACCACCGCCGAGGAGATCAAGCATGCCGCGGTGGTGATCCGCCGCTCGGTCGAGCGGCTGCGCGCCATCTCGTCCTCATACGGGAATGGAAAATAG
- the rpmA gene encoding 50S ribosomal protein L27 yields the protein MAHKKSGGSAKNGRESASKRLGVKKYGGEAIHAGSIIVRQRGTRFKPGKNVGLGKDDTLFALATGKVRFVTKSGRKFVEVDPN from the coding sequence ATGGCTCATAAAAAATCGGGCGGCAGCGCGAAAAACGGTCGCGAAAGCGCTTCCAAGCGCCTTGGCGTCAAGAAATACGGCGGCGAAGCGATTCACGCCGGCTCGATCATCGTCCGGCAGAGGGGAACGCGCTTCAAGCCCGGCAAGAACGTCGGCCTGGGCAAGGACGACACCCTTTTCGCCCTGGCCACGGGCAAGGTGCGTTTCGTCACCAAGAGCGGACGCAAATTTGTCGAGGTCGATCCCAATTAA
- the obgE gene encoding GTPase ObgE gives MFIDRTRVSFQAGNGGDGCQSFRREKFIPRGGPDGGDGGDGGDILLVSSPICQSLGDFKYMKLFKAENGGPGRSKKRTGKNGAPVILQVPAGTMVKTYPDEKPIFDFDRSGLRFVMAKGGKGGRGNVHFKSSVNQAPRRSEKGEKGERIQVILELKLIAFAGLVGLPNAGKSTLISKISSAKPKIADYPFTTLTPNLGVVEFAGRSLVVADIPGILEGAHRGEGMGLEFLRHIERTRVLLFIIDVGPFSPLPPLKNFHVLEKELSLYHPLLLRKKIMVVANKIDLAADERSGADRLQDYCRERKIPYVEISALQGSNLLKLKKTLFAFYEPE, from the coding sequence ATGTTCATCGACCGCACCCGAGTTTCCTTTCAAGCCGGAAACGGCGGCGACGGCTGCCAGAGCTTCCGCCGGGAAAAATTCATCCCCCGCGGCGGCCCGGACGGCGGCGACGGCGGCGACGGCGGCGATATCCTCCTGGTCAGCAGCCCCATCTGCCAGTCGCTCGGCGACTTCAAGTACATGAAGCTGTTCAAGGCCGAAAACGGCGGCCCGGGGCGAAGCAAGAAAAGAACCGGCAAGAACGGGGCCCCCGTCATCCTGCAGGTCCCGGCCGGGACCATGGTCAAGACATATCCCGACGAAAAGCCGATTTTCGATTTCGACCGCAGCGGTTTGCGCTTCGTCATGGCCAAGGGCGGCAAGGGCGGCCGGGGCAACGTCCATTTCAAGTCGTCGGTCAACCAGGCGCCGCGGCGCAGCGAAAAGGGTGAAAAGGGGGAACGCATCCAGGTCATCCTGGAACTGAAGCTCATCGCCTTCGCCGGCCTGGTCGGACTGCCCAACGCCGGAAAATCGACCCTGATCTCCAAAATCAGCTCCGCCAAGCCCAAGATCGCCGATTATCCCTTCACCACCCTGACGCCGAACCTGGGCGTGGTCGAGTTCGCCGGCCGCAGCCTGGTGGTGGCCGACATCCCCGGCATCCTGGAAGGAGCCCACCGGGGCGAAGGGATGGGGTTGGAGTTCTTAAGGCACATCGAGCGGACCCGAGTGCTGCTGTTCATCATCGACGTCGGGCCGTTCAGCCCGCTGCCGCCGCTGAAAAATTTTCACGTCCTGGAAAAAGAGCTGTCCCTGTACCACCCCCTGCTCCTGCGCAAGAAGATCATGGTCGTCGCCAACAAGATCGACCTGGCGGCGGACGAGCGCTCCGGGGCCGACCGCTTGCAAGATTATTGCCGCGAGCGTAAAATCCCCTACGTGGAAATATCGGCATTGCAGGGAAGCAACCTCTTGAAACTGAAAAAAACGCTGTTCGCATTTTATGAGCCAGAATAA